In Flavobacteriales bacterium, a single genomic region encodes these proteins:
- a CDS encoding nucleotide exchange factor GrpE has protein sequence MKVENEQVQEEQQDNIAEESQEETTAQEETIELSETEKLQAEVQELKDKHMRLYAEFENFRRRSQKEKLDLISNGGVDMVKNILPVLDDYERANKALTESDDLDEIKKGQELIQAKLIQILENKGLKAMEDTIGKTFDTDFHEAVTQIPAPTEEMKGKVIDQLETGYFFNEKVLRYAKVVVGQ, from the coding sequence ATGAAAGTAGAAAACGAGCAAGTTCAAGAAGAACAACAAGATAATATCGCCGAAGAATCTCAAGAAGAAACGACGGCTCAAGAAGAAACAATAGAACTTTCAGAGACAGAAAAACTACAAGCAGAAGTACAAGAGCTTAAAGATAAGCACATGCGACTTTATGCAGAGTTTGAAAACTTTAGAAGAAGATCCCAAAAAGAAAAATTGGACTTAATTTCTAATGGAGGAGTTGATATGGTGAAAAATATTCTTCCTGTGTTAGATGATTATGAAAGAGCAAACAAAGCTTTGACAGAATCAGATGATCTTGATGAAATAAAGAAAGGACAGGAGCTTATTCAAGCAAAGCTTATTCAAATTCTTGAAAATAAAGGACTAAAGGCTATGGAGGATACCATTGGTAAAACCTTTGATACCGATTTTCATGAGGCTGTTACACAGATTCCTGCACCTACAGAGGAGATGAAAGGAAAAGTGATAGACCAGTTAGAAACAGGGTATTTTTTCAATGAAAAGGTATTGCGTTACGCTAAAGTAGTGGTGGGGCAATAG
- the dnaJ gene encoding molecular chaperone DnaJ, whose protein sequence is MAKRDYYEILGVDKNADAKTIKKAYRKLAIQFHPDKNPGDKEAEDKFKEAAEAYDVLSNPEKKQRYDQFGHQGMDGMGGFGGFGGGGGMNMDDIFSQFGDIFGFGGSRGGGGERRVKGSNLRIRVKLTLEEIAKGVTKKVKVRRKVQADGVTFNTCSACQGRGQVTRVVNTMLGQMQTSTTCPTCNGAGKMIDKKPSGSDQYGLIEKEEVVSIEVPAGVAEGMQLNVRGKGNEGPFNGVNGDMLVVITEVEHEFLKREGANLHYDLYINIADAALGCSPQIPTVDGKAKINLEKGVQSGKILRLRGKGLPNIEGYGKGDLFVHINVWTPKELTKEQEDFFKSMREHDSFQPKDLKNEKSFFDRVKEMFS, encoded by the coding sequence ATGGCAAAAAGAGATTATTACGAAATACTAGGAGTTGATAAGAACGCAGATGCGAAAACAATCAAAAAAGCTTATCGAAAACTAGCGATCCAATTTCACCCAGATAAAAACCCTGGAGACAAGGAAGCTGAAGATAAATTTAAGGAAGCTGCAGAGGCTTATGATGTGCTTTCGAACCCAGAGAAGAAACAACGTTATGACCAGTTCGGACATCAAGGAATGGACGGAATGGGAGGTTTCGGTGGCTTCGGTGGTGGAGGCGGAATGAATATGGATGATATCTTCAGTCAGTTTGGAGATATTTTCGGATTTGGAGGATCCCGCGGAGGCGGAGGAGAAAGACGTGTAAAAGGGTCCAATCTGCGTATTCGTGTAAAACTTACTCTAGAAGAAATAGCCAAAGGTGTTACGAAAAAGGTTAAAGTAAGAAGAAAAGTACAGGCCGATGGAGTTACTTTTAATACTTGTAGTGCTTGTCAAGGAAGAGGACAGGTTACGAGAGTGGTAAATACCATGCTTGGACAAATGCAAACTTCTACTACTTGTCCTACCTGTAATGGTGCAGGAAAGATGATTGATAAAAAACCTTCTGGTTCTGATCAATATGGTTTGATAGAAAAGGAAGAAGTAGTATCAATAGAAGTTCCTGCAGGAGTAGCAGAAGGAATGCAGCTCAATGTTAGAGGAAAAGGAAATGAAGGTCCTTTTAACGGTGTAAATGGAGATATGCTCGTGGTTATTACAGAAGTAGAGCATGAATTTCTAAAAAGGGAAGGAGCGAATCTACATTATGATCTTTATATCAATATTGCAGATGCTGCTTTAGGTTGTTCTCCACAAATTCCAACTGTAGATGGAAAAGCAAAAATTAATTTGGAAAAGGGTGTGCAGTCTGGTAAAATACTTCGTCTAAGAGGAAAAGGACTCCCTAATATTGAAGGTTATGGAAAAGGAGACCTTTTTGTACACATCAATGTATGGACTCCAAAAGAATTGACCAAAGAACAAGAAGACTTCTTTAAATCGATGAGAGAACATGATAGTTTTCAACCAAAAGATCTTAAAAATGAAAAATCTTTCTTTGATCGAGTAAAAGAAATGTTTAGTTAA
- a CDS encoding ATP-binding protein, which yields MMRTIFILLISWLVFPLSAQDYQKIPRVDSLLKVSQKKYYQGDIQSTYTVLRDLLDTLEQVETVDVSYYKGLTYLYMCEFNDARKDSLRMSKYLEQATIYYKKGNYPELQSRIALMDATLKATFSQFDEAKKQVYQSLEISKKHQFDRLMIDGYQLLAYISILSKKTDSTQVYMNHLSFEVQDFMDSVLLSKSYYLKGIYQDVILKKNPIKYFIKAYDISPEDAYTRRHFYARFLVVQYKKRKLYKEALRYKDKSYFYLSKIAGKSVGNYLTRLEEKEEEFRVKARLKEVEIERLKERQKIKNQRIFIWIGAFLALVMAIVVIVYYRNYQRQKELTAKLDKHNKMLAKAKAEAEELAKMKSQFSETVSHELRTPLHGIIGLISILESEERFKLSKTGQEYLDSLKFSSDYLLSLINDILQISKIESQKIDLEETPFEIELLIRNLSNSFQFLMDRNKNTFDVQIDEEIPKILLGDAIRLSQVLINLVGNAMKFTKNGSVFLRVATLDKNDQMVKLRVEIEDTGKGIPRIEQKRIFEKFTQIKNQASNLNGTGLGLPIVKELLQLFGSEIHLESEEGKGAKFWFDIEFKISKIQIISNNVLLDEDFISNKKTNQKVLLVDDNQINVIVTQRILEKNHFEVTVCHNGQEAVDELRKNAAYSLVLMDYHMPKMNGDEATKIIRSEGINIPIILLSATDMKSQLQKDDNHGFNDCIIKPYDQYDFLQKVFKYTKYQK from the coding sequence ATGATGCGCACAATTTTTATTTTATTGATTTCTTGGTTAGTTTTTCCCCTTTCTGCTCAGGATTATCAAAAAATACCTCGAGTGGATTCGCTACTAAAGGTATCTCAGAAAAAATATTACCAAGGTGATATTCAATCAACCTATACAGTTTTAAGAGATTTATTGGACACTTTAGAGCAGGTAGAAACTGTAGATGTAAGTTATTATAAGGGTTTGACATATTTGTATATGTGTGAATTCAATGACGCTAGAAAAGATTCTTTGAGAATGAGCAAATATCTCGAGCAAGCCACTATTTATTATAAAAAAGGAAACTATCCTGAGCTTCAATCTAGAATCGCCTTAATGGACGCAACCTTAAAAGCAACTTTCTCACAGTTCGATGAAGCCAAAAAACAAGTTTATCAATCTCTGGAAATTTCTAAAAAACATCAATTTGATAGATTAATGATTGATGGGTATCAGCTGCTAGCATACATCTCTATTTTGAGTAAAAAAACAGACTCTACTCAAGTCTATATGAATCATCTTTCTTTTGAAGTACAGGATTTTATGGATAGTGTTTTGTTATCGAAATCCTATTACTTAAAAGGAATTTATCAAGATGTGATTTTGAAAAAAAATCCGATAAAGTATTTTATAAAAGCTTATGATATTTCACCAGAAGATGCTTATACCAGGCGGCATTTTTATGCCAGATTTCTGGTTGTTCAATACAAAAAGAGGAAATTATACAAAGAAGCACTCAGGTATAAAGACAAGTCATACTTTTATTTGAGTAAAATAGCAGGTAAATCTGTAGGGAATTACCTAACAAGACTTGAGGAAAAAGAAGAAGAATTTCGAGTAAAAGCTAGACTGAAAGAGGTTGAAATAGAACGTTTAAAAGAACGTCAGAAAATAAAAAACCAACGAATTTTTATTTGGATAGGAGCATTTTTAGCTTTGGTAATGGCTATTGTAGTGATTGTTTACTACAGAAATTATCAAAGACAAAAAGAATTAACTGCAAAACTGGATAAGCATAACAAAATGCTTGCGAAAGCTAAGGCAGAAGCAGAAGAATTGGCAAAAATGAAATCGCAATTTAGCGAAACAGTGAGTCATGAACTCAGAACTCCTTTGCATGGTATTATCGGTTTGATTTCAATATTAGAATCTGAAGAACGCTTTAAATTATCTAAAACAGGGCAGGAATATCTTGATTCTCTTAAGTTTTCAAGTGATTACTTGTTAAGTTTAATTAATGATATCCTTCAAATTAGTAAAATTGAATCTCAGAAAATTGATCTTGAAGAAACCCCTTTTGAAATCGAGTTATTGATTCGAAATTTGTCAAATTCTTTCCAGTTTCTCATGGATAGAAACAAGAATACATTTGATGTGCAAATTGATGAAGAAATCCCAAAAATACTACTTGGAGATGCCATACGCTTGTCTCAAGTTTTAATAAATCTTGTGGGGAACGCCATGAAATTCACCAAAAATGGATCCGTATTTTTGAGAGTTGCCACTTTGGACAAAAATGATCAAATGGTTAAGCTGAGAGTCGAAATTGAGGATACAGGAAAGGGAATTCCACGAATAGAACAAAAGCGAATTTTCGAGAAATTTACCCAGATTAAAAATCAGGCGTCAAACCTTAATGGAACAGGACTTGGGTTACCCATCGTAAAAGAACTCTTACAACTTTTTGGAAGTGAGATTCATTTGGAATCCGAGGAAGGAAAAGGTGCAAAATTTTGGTTTGATATTGAGTTTAAAATTTCTAAAATTCAAATAATTTCAAATAATGTACTCCTTGATGAAGATTTTATTTCTAACAAAAAAACGAATCAGAAAGTTCTTTTAGTAGATGATAATCAGATTAATGTAATTGTAACTCAGAGGATATTAGAAAAAAATCATTTTGAAGTTACAGTTTGTCATAACGGACAAGAAGCAGTTGATGAGCTAAGAAAAAATGCTGCTTATAGTTTGGTACTCATGGATTATCACATGCCTAAAATGAATGGAGATGAGGCTACTAAAATAATTCGTTCAGAAGGGATCAATATTCCCATCATATTACTGTCAGCTACCGATATGAAATCTCAACTTCAAAAAGATGATAATCATGGTTTTAATGACTGTATTATCAAACCTTATGATCAATATGATTTTTTACAGAAGGTATTTAAATATACTAAGTATCAGAAATGA
- a CDS encoding Na/Pi cotransporter family protein translates to MEFGIWQILNIVGALGFFIYGMKVMSDALQQVAGSKMRQFLRKMTSNRFSGVATGFLITAILQSSSATTVMTVSFVNAGFLSLMESAGVMMGANIGTTITGWLVSLIGFEVKVSHYALPIIGIAFPFMFSSRHNRKKWAEVVVGFGLLFLGLGELKEAVPDIKNNPDVLNFLSEFKNPNILTRMMFVGVGTLLTIIVQSSSAAMALTITLTAQGLPIEIAAAMVLGENIGTTITAELASLVANVHAKRSARIHSLFNVIGVTWMLIAMPYVLDILGDLFPPPSATESNEFALAAFHTTFNFLNVLICVGFVKKIVDISIKTVKSKGEEDEVFKLKHIGSDMFRSPELSVEEAAKEVAHCGEITSKLFNMLPGILNEADEKKFTDKLKRIAKYEEITDRMEVEISDFLSQKSQNEMSTKAAAKTRSLLSIVSDLERIGDLVYQIAKTMERRKEKKAYFLPDNRKNIERMMEAVGKGMVQMQKHLLNPESINMEEAIKLENIVDDLRNELRASYLKKIQKGEYKIKSAIYYNDVIHSLEKIGDHVIQVSEAIAGDRQLVE, encoded by the coding sequence ATGGAATTTGGAATCTGGCAAATCCTCAATATAGTAGGAGCCTTAGGGTTTTTCATCTACGGGATGAAAGTAATGAGTGACGCTTTACAGCAAGTAGCGGGCTCAAAAATGAGACAATTCCTTAGAAAAATGACTTCGAATCGTTTTTCGGGAGTGGCAACAGGTTTTTTAATCACTGCCATATTACAGTCATCTTCTGCAACTACCGTAATGACGGTAAGTTTTGTAAATGCAGGATTCCTTTCATTGATGGAATCTGCAGGTGTGATGATGGGAGCCAATATTGGAACAACAATCACAGGTTGGTTAGTTTCTTTAATCGGTTTTGAGGTAAAAGTGTCTCATTATGCTTTACCAATAATCGGTATCGCATTTCCTTTTATGTTTTCATCTAGGCATAACCGAAAGAAATGGGCTGAAGTCGTTGTTGGTTTCGGACTCCTATTTTTAGGGCTTGGAGAACTAAAAGAAGCTGTTCCAGATATAAAAAACAATCCCGATGTACTTAACTTCTTGAGTGAATTCAAGAACCCGAATATACTTACAAGAATGATGTTTGTGGGAGTGGGAACTTTGCTTACAATTATTGTACAATCTAGTAGTGCCGCAATGGCATTAACCATTACGCTTACGGCACAAGGATTACCAATAGAGATTGCTGCAGCCATGGTGCTTGGAGAAAATATCGGGACAACCATTACGGCAGAGTTAGCCTCTTTGGTAGCAAATGTTCATGCCAAGCGATCTGCAAGAATTCACTCTTTGTTTAATGTCATTGGGGTTACTTGGATGCTTATTGCAATGCCTTATGTCTTGGATATTTTGGGAGATCTTTTCCCGCCACCATCCGCAACGGAATCCAACGAATTTGCCCTTGCAGCCTTCCATACAACTTTTAACTTCTTAAATGTTCTAATTTGTGTTGGGTTTGTTAAGAAAATAGTGGATATCTCTATCAAAACAGTAAAATCAAAAGGAGAAGAAGATGAAGTCTTTAAATTAAAACATATTGGTTCTGATATGTTTAGATCTCCAGAATTATCTGTAGAAGAAGCTGCAAAAGAAGTAGCCCACTGTGGAGAAATTACCAGTAAATTATTCAATATGCTCCCTGGAATTTTGAATGAAGCAGATGAAAAGAAATTTACTGATAAATTGAAGCGTATTGCTAAATACGAAGAAATTACGGACAGAATGGAAGTAGAGATTTCAGATTTCTTATCTCAAAAATCTCAAAACGAAATGAGTACTAAAGCAGCGGCAAAAACACGCAGCTTACTCAGTATTGTTAGCGACCTTGAAAGAATTGGAGATTTGGTTTATCAAATAGCCAAGACCATGGAGCGTAGAAAGGAGAAGAAAGCATATTTCTTACCAGACAATAGAAAAAATATTGAACGTATGATGGAGGCCGTGGGTAAAGGTATGGTGCAAATGCAAAAGCATCTATTAAACCCAGAAAGCATCAATATGGAAGAGGCTATAAAACTAGAAAATATTGTTGATGACCTCAGAAATGAATTAAGAGCCTCATACCTCAAAAAAATTCAGAAAGGAGAATACAAAATTAAATCTGCAATCTATTATAATGATGTCATTCATTCATTAGAAAAAATTGGAGATCACGTAATCCAAGTATCTGAAGCAATTGCAGGTGATAGACAATTGGTGGAGTAA
- a CDS encoding UvrD-helicase domain-containing protein, translating to MADYLEGLNPAQSEAVLHTEGPVMVIAGAGSGKTRVLTYRIAHLVAQGVDPYNILALTFTNKAAKEMKERIANVIGASDSKGLWMGTFHSVFSKILRMEADVLGYPSHFTIYDSDDSKKLINRIVKEMELDKDYYKARTISSRISSLKNNLITYKAYKNKPELIEDDQMRKMPFFGEIYEKYCTECFKQGAMDFDDLLLKTNELFMTQPQILAKYQGRFKYIMVDEYQDTNHSQYLIVKSLAAKFENICVVGDDAQSIYAFRGANIYNILNFNKDYPDLKKIKLEQNYRSTKSIVDAANSVIKKNQDQLEKKVWTDNEEGELISVYKTESDNHEAYLVSNLIWEESQRNGLPYSDYCIMYRTNAQSRVLEEAFRKKNIPYRIYGGLSFYQRKEIKDFMAYIRTVINPQDNEAVRRIINFPTRGIGQTSQDRLNIAANQASLSWLETIENIHLHPHKIASGGLRKMQQFLLMIKNMQVEAGKLDAYGAATYILNRSGLLEDLKKDLIPENISKIQNLEELLNAIQDFCNNEDNEDTSLSAFLEDVALLTDADQKDDDPNHISLMTIHQSKGLEFPYVYIVGMEEDLFPSMNTEHSREAMEEERRLFYVAITRAEKRATLSYALSRYRWGKLTMAEPSRFLDDIDEAFLDFKFASIKRPSSKKEKTEEKKKFVPKLTRGRNLKKINTTVRRNAPSSGEVLKEFQAGMVVNHHAFGNGTIVDKTDEGVNSRLTIRFDNGDVKTLIAKFAKLTKVNS from the coding sequence TTGGCAGATTATTTAGAAGGTTTAAATCCTGCTCAGAGCGAAGCAGTTTTACACACAGAAGGTCCAGTGATGGTCATTGCAGGTGCAGGTTCTGGAAAAACTAGAGTTCTCACTTATCGTATTGCACATTTAGTGGCACAAGGTGTCGATCCTTATAATATTTTGGCTTTAACTTTTACCAACAAAGCCGCCAAAGAAATGAAAGAAAGAATTGCCAATGTGATTGGAGCTTCAGACTCTAAAGGACTTTGGATGGGTACTTTTCACTCTGTTTTTTCTAAAATACTAAGAATGGAAGCCGATGTTTTGGGCTACCCTTCGCATTTCACTATTTATGATTCTGATGACAGTAAAAAACTCATCAACAGAATTGTAAAAGAAATGGAATTAGATAAAGATTATTATAAAGCTAGAACCATTTCATCAAGAATATCTTCTTTAAAAAATAATCTGATAACCTATAAAGCTTACAAAAATAAACCTGAACTCATTGAAGATGACCAAATGAGGAAAATGCCCTTTTTTGGAGAAATTTATGAGAAATACTGTACAGAGTGTTTTAAGCAAGGGGCAATGGATTTTGATGATTTATTACTCAAAACCAATGAACTTTTCATGACTCAACCTCAGATATTGGCTAAATATCAAGGTCGTTTTAAATATATTATGGTAGATGAGTATCAAGATACTAATCACTCACAATATTTGATTGTAAAATCCTTGGCTGCCAAATTTGAAAATATTTGCGTGGTAGGTGATGATGCCCAGAGTATCTATGCCTTCCGTGGAGCCAATATTTACAATATTCTAAACTTCAACAAAGACTATCCTGATTTAAAGAAAATTAAGCTAGAGCAAAATTATCGTTCTACAAAATCTATTGTAGATGCTGCTAATTCGGTTATTAAAAAGAACCAAGATCAGCTAGAGAAAAAAGTTTGGACAGATAATGAAGAAGGGGAACTGATTTCGGTATATAAAACAGAGTCTGATAATCATGAAGCATATTTGGTTTCTAATCTTATCTGGGAAGAAAGTCAAAGAAATGGACTTCCTTATTCAGATTATTGTATTATGTATCGTACCAATGCTCAATCAAGAGTTTTGGAAGAAGCTTTTCGCAAAAAAAATATTCCTTACCGTATTTATGGAGGACTTTCTTTTTACCAAAGAAAAGAAATAAAAGATTTTATGGCATATATCCGAACCGTTATAAATCCACAAGATAATGAAGCGGTAAGGAGAATTATCAATTTCCCCACAAGGGGAATAGGACAAACCAGTCAGGATCGATTAAATATTGCCGCCAATCAAGCCAGTCTTTCTTGGTTAGAAACTATTGAAAACATTCATCTACATCCGCACAAAATTGCCTCAGGAGGACTTAGAAAAATGCAACAATTTCTACTCATGATTAAAAACATGCAAGTTGAAGCTGGAAAACTGGATGCTTATGGAGCTGCAACTTATATTTTAAATCGTTCTGGACTTTTGGAAGACCTTAAAAAAGATTTAATTCCTGAGAACATTTCAAAAATTCAAAACTTGGAAGAGCTTTTAAACGCAATTCAGGATTTTTGTAATAATGAAGATAACGAAGATACCAGTTTAAGTGCTTTCTTGGAAGATGTAGCCTTGCTCACAGATGCGGATCAAAAAGATGATGACCCCAATCATATTTCTCTAATGACCATTCACCAATCCAAAGGATTAGAGTTTCCTTATGTGTATATTGTAGGAATGGAAGAAGATCTTTTTCCATCTATGAATACGGAGCATTCTAGAGAAGCAATGGAAGAAGAAAGACGACTCTTTTATGTGGCAATTACCCGAGCCGAAAAAAGGGCGACTTTGTCTTATGCGCTTTCTCGTTATCGCTGGGGAAAACTCACCATGGCAGAGCCTTCAAGATTTTTGGATGATATAGATGAAGCATTTCTTGATTTTAAATTTGCTTCCATCAAAAGACCTTCTTCAAAAAAAGAAAAAACAGAAGAAAAAAAGAAATTTGTTCCCAAACTCACCAGAGGAAGGAACCTAAAAAAAATTAATACTACAGTAAGAAGAAATGCTCCAAGTTCTGGAGAAGTTTTAAAAGAGTTCCAAGCAGGAATGGTAGTCAATCATCATGCTTTTGGAAATGGAACTATTGTAGACAAAACAGATGAAGGAGTAAACTCGCGCCTCACCATCCGATTTGATAATGGAGATGTAAAAACCTTAATTGCCAAATTTGCCAAACTCACTAAAGTAAATTCCTAA
- the lpxB gene encoding lipid-A-disaccharide synthase, whose translation MKYYIIAGEASGDLHGSNLIKELKKNDPEADFRVWGGDLMQKQGAELVKHYKDLAFMGFAEVLMNIRTILGNIKYCKKDLLAYQPDVLILIDYPGFNLRISAFAKEHHIPVHFYISPQIWAWKESRITKIKKTIDKMYVILPFEKEYYKKHHFEVDFVGHPLLDAIDFEALKSLEARKKQIALLPGSRKQEVSKMLPVMVEVAKNNPDFQFVLAAAPSLNDRFLKPFLADTDIQIIRNKTYEVLKNSQLAIVTSGTATLETALLKTPEIVVYKTSPISYWIGRMLVKIKYISLVNLILDRKAVPELIQQDCEAQTIQKQINNLISGPERVTMMQDYGELHQILGGPGASKRLAQLIIKNTKS comes from the coding sequence ATGAAGTATTATATCATAGCTGGTGAAGCCTCTGGAGATCTACATGGATCCAATTTAATAAAGGAATTAAAAAAGAACGACCCCGAAGCTGATTTTCGTGTTTGGGGAGGAGATCTTATGCAAAAACAAGGGGCAGAACTTGTTAAGCATTATAAAGATCTTGCCTTTATGGGTTTTGCAGAAGTATTGATGAATATCCGAACGATTTTAGGAAATATCAAATACTGCAAAAAAGACCTATTGGCTTATCAGCCTGATGTTTTGATTTTAATAGATTACCCTGGCTTTAATTTGCGTATTTCGGCTTTCGCCAAAGAACATCATATTCCTGTTCATTTCTATATTTCTCCGCAAATTTGGGCTTGGAAAGAAAGCAGGATAACAAAAATCAAAAAGACGATTGACAAAATGTATGTCATTCTTCCTTTTGAAAAAGAATATTACAAAAAACACCATTTTGAAGTCGATTTTGTAGGGCATCCTTTGCTAGATGCCATAGATTTTGAAGCTTTAAAAAGTTTAGAAGCCCGTAAAAAACAAATAGCATTACTACCAGGAAGTAGAAAACAAGAAGTAAGTAAAATGCTACCAGTGATGGTCGAGGTAGCAAAGAATAATCCTGATTTTCAATTTGTTCTTGCTGCTGCACCCAGTCTGAATGATCGATTCCTAAAACCATTTTTAGCAGATACAGATATCCAGATTATTAGAAATAAAACCTACGAAGTACTTAAAAATAGCCAATTAGCAATTGTTACTTCAGGAACGGCAACACTGGAAACCGCTTTACTAAAAACACCAGAAATAGTGGTGTATAAAACATCCCCCATAAGCTATTGGATTGGGCGAATGTTAGTGAAAATAAAATATATTAGCCTCGTAAATCTTATTTTAGATAGAAAGGCTGTACCAGAGCTAATTCAGCAAGACTGTGAAGCTCAAACGATACAAAAACAGATAAATAACCTTATTTCTGGTCCAGAAAGAGTAACCATGATGCAAGACTATGGAGAATTGCATCAAATACTAGGAGGTCCAGGAGCGTCTAAAAGACTTGCTCAACTCATTATAAAAAACACCAAATCATGA
- a CDS encoding VWA domain-containing protein: MKTTFLHKIGLGILTLTTFGMLYASKNPTEKLKPEKQIVHQEESIRRGIKKIQLALLLDTSGSMNGLINQAKNQLWETIGHLSKEEPNAEIEIALYQYGNSGLSAYGGYIEQILPFTHNLDKVSRELFKLTTNGGDEYCGAVIKKTVNELDWDVYSRNTQKVIVIAGNEAFTQGKISYKKAISEGVAKGIEVNTIFCGNRIEGIRTNWKDGARRGNGGFFVINQDDRVHQIPTPYDDEILSINQSINNTYIPIYESQLEMKVEMEENDQEQASLQKERLVEKALIKKNKNIYKKDRWDAVDNYSANGKSVAALKKVSSGKMHKRFEGKSDQEIKKEIEKLQTERNQLHKKLGALEQKRSNYLQKKQKETKNSTKTLGAQLGKAILK; encoded by the coding sequence ATGAAAACGACATTTCTACACAAAATTGGATTAGGTATTCTTACACTTACCACCTTCGGAATGCTATATGCTTCTAAAAATCCGACAGAGAAACTCAAGCCAGAAAAACAAATAGTACACCAAGAGGAAAGTATCCGAAGAGGAATAAAAAAAATTCAACTTGCTCTATTACTAGATACCTCGGGGAGTATGAATGGACTTATTAATCAAGCAAAAAATCAGTTGTGGGAAACCATAGGACACCTGAGCAAAGAGGAACCTAATGCCGAAATCGAAATTGCACTTTATCAATACGGAAACTCCGGGCTGAGTGCTTATGGTGGATATATTGAACAAATTCTTCCTTTTACCCATAACCTAGATAAAGTTTCTAGAGAACTTTTTAAACTAACAACCAATGGTGGAGACGAATATTGTGGAGCAGTCATCAAAAAAACCGTCAATGAACTGGACTGGGATGTGTATAGTAGGAATACACAAAAAGTGATTGTAATTGCAGGAAATGAAGCCTTTACACAAGGTAAAATATCCTATAAAAAAGCCATTTCTGAAGGCGTAGCAAAAGGCATTGAAGTAAACACCATATTCTGCGGAAATCGTATTGAAGGGATTCGCACAAACTGGAAAGATGGTGCAAGAAGAGGAAATGGAGGCTTTTTTGTAATCAATCAAGATGACCGAGTTCATCAAATCCCCACTCCTTATGATGATGAAATTCTCTCTATTAATCAATCGATCAACAATACTTATATTCCTATTTACGAAAGCCAGCTAGAGATGAAAGTAGAAATGGAAGAGAATGATCAAGAGCAAGCTTCTTTACAAAAAGAACGCTTAGTTGAAAAAGCTTTAATCAAAAAGAACAAAAATATTTACAAAAAAGACCGATGGGATGCTGTAGATAATTACTCAGCTAACGGAAAAAGTGTTGCCGCTCTAAAGAAAGTAAGCAGTGGAAAAATGCATAAAAGATTTGAAGGTAAAAGTGACCAAGAAATTAAAAAAGAAATAGAAAAACTACAAACCGAAAGGAATCAACTCCACAAAAAACTGGGAGCTTTAGAACAAAAAAGAAGTAATTACCTTCAAAAAAAGCAAAAAGAAACAAAAAACTCTACGAAAACTTTAGGAGCTCAACTAGGAAAAGCTATTCTAAAATAA
- the surE gene encoding 5'/3'-nucleotidase SurE, whose product MNRKTMEEAKRPLILVVNDDGITAMGIRNLIEVAKELGEVWVVAPDSPQSGMGHAITINNTLRAELLDFPDGVKNEYSCSGTPADCVKLAINNLLPRRPDIVVSGINHGSNESCNVIYSGTMSAAVEAAIEGIPAVGFSLLDYSPVADFTYSKKVAKKIIQNVLENGLPEDICLNVNIPKGNENHIKGIKVCHQARGNWREEFDHRIDPMGKDYFWLTGKFENYDADQAQADSTALAEGYVSVVPIQFDLTAYRALEKLKTWNYELEA is encoded by the coding sequence ATGAACAGAAAAACAATGGAAGAAGCTAAAAGACCTTTGATATTGGTAGTAAACGACGATGGAATTACGGCCATGGGAATTAGGAATTTGATAGAAGTTGCTAAAGAGCTTGGAGAAGTATGGGTAGTAGCACCTGATAGTCCACAATCTGGAATGGGGCATGCCATAACCATCAATAATACTTTGAGAGCTGAACTATTGGACTTTCCTGATGGAGTAAAAAATGAATATTCTTGTTCAGGAACTCCTGCAGACTGTGTGAAATTGGCAATTAATAATTTGCTTCCACGTCGCCCAGATATTGTGGTGTCGGGAATTAATCATGGATCCAACGAAAGTTGTAATGTGATTTACTCTGGGACAATGTCAGCTGCTGTAGAAGCTGCTATAGAAGGGATTCCAGCAGTAGGTTTTTCATTACTAGATTATAGCCCAGTAGCAGATTTTACTTATTCTAAAAAAGTAGCCAAAAAAATCATCCAAAATGTATTGGAAAATGGACTGCCAGAAGATATTTGTTTGAATGTAAATATTCCGAAAGGAAATGAAAATCATATCAAAGGAATAAAAGTATGTCATCAAGCCAGAGGAAACTGGCGTGAAGAATTTGATCATAGAATAGACCCAATGGGTAAAGATTATTTTTGGCTTACAGGAAAATTTGAAAATTATGACGCAGACCAAGCTCAAGCCGACAGTACTGCTTTGGCAGAGGGATATGTTTCTGTAGTTCCTATCCAGTTTGATCTTACGGCTTACCGAGCACTCGAAAAACTCAAAACATGGAACTATGAATTGGAAGCGTGA